A stretch of Streptomyces vietnamensis DNA encodes these proteins:
- a CDS encoding nucleoside deaminase → MTTADDHTLLRRAIALAATARESGNPPFGSLLAAPDGTVLAEEHNTTLTDRDITAHPELKLARWAARELAPATAAETTMYTSCQPCGMCEAVIRQAGLRRVVYALSNEQLLDIRPGSGRPPVPQDGPALLDEVRAAVEPYYR, encoded by the coding sequence ATGACGACAGCCGACGACCACACCCTCCTCCGACGCGCCATCGCCCTCGCCGCCACGGCGCGGGAGTCCGGCAACCCGCCGTTCGGTTCGCTCCTCGCGGCACCGGACGGGACGGTCCTGGCGGAGGAACACAACACCACGCTCACCGACCGGGACATCACCGCCCACCCCGAACTCAAGCTCGCCCGGTGGGCGGCCCGGGAACTGGCCCCGGCGACGGCGGCCGAGACCACGATGTACACCAGCTGCCAGCCCTGCGGCATGTGCGAAGCGGTCATCCGACAGGCGGGCCTGCGCCGCGTCGTGTACGCCCTCTCCAACGAACAACTCCTCGACATCCGCCCCGGGAGCGGCCGCCCGCCCGTACCGCAGGACGGCCCCGCGCTGCTCGACGAGGTACGGGCCGCGGTCGAGCCGTACTACCGCTGA
- a CDS encoding serine/threonine dehydratase has protein sequence MQHTLAYADVKTAADRIGGHIRPVTVTRADPGSEPYELHLALELMQHTGSFKARGAQNFLLAHREEGTLPDAGVTIASGGNAGLACAWAARRQGVRATVFLPATAPRVKVDKLRGHDADVRLVGTEYAEALAACEAFAADTGALASHAYDHPLIAAGAGTLLDEIHQWIPDLDTVVVAVGGGGLFTGVATAARHHGIRTVAVEPENCRALDAAVRAGHPVDVTVDSVAADSLGARRASALAVSAARQEGVHSVLVADADIVRARRALWDDRRLAVEHAAATALAALTTPTGDRPLTTPTGDRPVRTGYRPAPGEKVCVVLCGANTDPADLTQPPTAAGSPR, from the coding sequence GTGCAGCACACCCTCGCGTACGCCGACGTCAAGACCGCCGCCGACCGGATCGGCGGCCACATCCGCCCCGTCACGGTCACCCGAGCCGACCCCGGCAGCGAGCCGTACGAGCTCCACCTCGCCCTCGAGCTCATGCAGCACACCGGCTCCTTCAAGGCCCGCGGCGCGCAGAACTTCCTCCTCGCCCACCGGGAGGAGGGCACCCTCCCGGACGCCGGCGTCACCATCGCCTCCGGCGGCAACGCGGGCCTCGCCTGCGCCTGGGCGGCCCGCAGGCAGGGCGTCAGGGCCACCGTCTTCCTCCCCGCCACCGCACCCCGGGTGAAGGTCGACAAGCTGCGCGGTCACGACGCCGACGTACGGCTCGTCGGGACCGAGTACGCCGAGGCGCTCGCCGCCTGCGAGGCGTTCGCGGCCGACACCGGAGCCCTCGCCTCCCACGCCTACGACCACCCCCTGATCGCCGCCGGCGCCGGCACCCTCCTCGACGAGATCCACCAGTGGATCCCGGACCTCGACACCGTCGTCGTCGCGGTCGGCGGCGGCGGGCTGTTCACCGGCGTCGCCACCGCCGCCCGGCACCACGGCATCCGTACCGTCGCCGTCGAACCCGAGAACTGCCGCGCCCTCGACGCCGCGGTACGGGCCGGACACCCAGTCGACGTGACGGTCGACTCCGTGGCCGCCGACTCCCTCGGTGCCCGCCGCGCCTCCGCCCTGGCGGTGAGCGCCGCCCGGCAGGAGGGCGTCCACTCCGTCCTCGTCGCGGACGCCGACATCGTCCGCGCCCGCCGGGCCCTCTGGGACGACCGCCGCCTCGCCGTCGAACACGCCGCCGCCACCGCCCTCGCGGCCCTCACCACCCCGACCGGGGACCGACCCCTCACCACCCCGACCGGGGACCGACCCGTCCGCACCGGCTACCGCCCCGCGCCGGGCGAGAAGGTCTGCGTCGTCCTCTGCGGTGCCAACACCGACCCCGCGGACCTCACACAGCCGCCGACGGCAGCCGGTTCGCCCCGCTGA
- a CDS encoding Lrp/AsnC family transcriptional regulator → MTESLDATDWAILTEVQRDGRIAYTELARRVNLSASATKERVRRLEESGVITGYRAEVDLERIGYAILAVVRLKYPGTRHEPLRRLLGERREILECLRTTGEDCYVLKVAATSMAHLEEVVDALAEFGSTTTDLVFSRPLPPRGPSGPGLSGANRLPSAAV, encoded by the coding sequence ATGACCGAGAGTCTTGATGCGACGGACTGGGCGATCCTGACGGAGGTTCAGCGGGACGGCCGGATCGCGTACACGGAGCTGGCGCGGCGGGTGAACCTGAGCGCCTCGGCGACGAAGGAGCGGGTGCGGCGCCTGGAGGAGTCCGGGGTGATCACGGGCTACCGGGCGGAGGTGGATCTGGAGCGGATCGGGTACGCGATCCTCGCGGTCGTCCGGCTCAAGTACCCGGGGACCCGGCACGAGCCGCTGCGCCGGCTGCTCGGCGAGCGCCGGGAGATCCTGGAGTGTCTCCGTACGACGGGGGAAGACTGCTACGTCCTCAAGGTCGCCGCCACGTCGATGGCGCACCTGGAGGAGGTCGTGGACGCCCTCGCGGAGTTCGGCAGCACGACCACCGATCTCGTCTTCAGCCGCCCCCTGCCGCCGCGCGGTCCGAGCGGGCCCGGGCTCAGCGGGGCGAACCGGCTGCCGTCGGCGGCTGTGTGA
- a CDS encoding tetratricopeptide repeat protein, with translation MSVCAHATALISAGRHAEARSAVEAALEADGPEPMLFLVLARAHMAEDEDDHDDEAERVFRRALDAFPDHLDLLAGYAELCLRSDALDRPGRHGRGPVLLERLRELAPDSPQLRRATASTSVLAAAASKGPSAARVQRHDVVHALTTAASPQAAEKEARRQAALAPYDQRLAVLDATLTALARPGRAPLRFLIRRTPEYLFVAQLTVAVLLLARHVLGPFPLWVACAVGVLLDLPLLLLRLILRGARARGGERASGEAVMGPAPAEPALPAVPRYARRELALIGAGAVIALAAVATTSVLTYAEYTAYPRYEAVAPDTFRGMTRTDPFEALGVEMPRDPSGRVEASFTYFYTGGTGDGSDLAVVGAAGDFHDFTAAMVHDTDIILSSTAGVTRLHDTWSADAGPYGGWMQCSRYVEDITGTPKAICFWADRGSMGSVTFKASDMPHGEIAQLARLTRQSVLRPVPSDS, from the coding sequence GTGTCCGTGTGCGCTCACGCGACCGCGCTGATCTCGGCGGGCCGGCACGCGGAGGCGCGGAGCGCCGTGGAGGCGGCCCTGGAGGCGGACGGTCCCGAGCCCATGCTCTTCCTCGTGCTCGCCCGCGCGCACATGGCCGAGGACGAGGACGACCACGACGACGAGGCCGAGCGGGTCTTCCGTCGTGCCCTCGACGCCTTCCCCGACCACCTGGACCTCCTCGCCGGCTACGCCGAACTGTGTCTGCGCTCCGACGCCCTGGACCGGCCCGGCCGCCACGGGCGCGGTCCCGTCCTCCTGGAGCGGCTCCGGGAGCTGGCGCCCGACTCCCCGCAGCTGCGGCGGGCCACCGCGTCGACCTCCGTCCTCGCCGCGGCCGCGTCCAAGGGACCTTCGGCCGCCCGGGTGCAGCGCCACGACGTCGTCCACGCACTCACCACCGCCGCTTCACCGCAGGCGGCGGAGAAGGAGGCCCGGCGGCAGGCGGCCCTCGCGCCGTACGACCAGCGGCTCGCGGTCCTCGACGCGACGCTCACCGCGCTCGCCCGCCCCGGCCGGGCGCCCCTGCGGTTCCTGATCCGCCGTACGCCGGAGTATCTGTTCGTCGCCCAGCTGACCGTGGCCGTGCTCCTGCTCGCGCGGCATGTGCTGGGACCCTTTCCCCTCTGGGTCGCGTGCGCCGTCGGCGTTCTCCTGGATCTGCCGCTCCTGCTGCTCCGGCTGATCCTGCGCGGCGCACGCGCCCGTGGCGGGGAGCGGGCGTCGGGCGAGGCGGTCATGGGGCCCGCCCCCGCCGAACCGGCCTTGCCCGCCGTACCGCGGTACGCGCGGCGTGAGCTTGCCCTCATCGGCGCCGGTGCCGTCATCGCCCTCGCCGCCGTCGCGACGACGAGCGTCCTCACGTACGCCGAGTACACCGCGTATCCGCGGTACGAGGCGGTCGCCCCGGACACCTTCCGGGGGATGACGCGGACGGATCCCTTCGAAGCCCTCGGCGTCGAGATGCCCCGCGACCCCAGTGGTCGGGTCGAGGCGTCGTTCACGTACTTCTACACGGGCGGCACGGGCGACGGTTCCGACCTCGCCGTCGTCGGTGCGGCGGGCGACTTCCACGACTTCACCGCCGCCATGGTCCACGACACCGACATCATCCTGTCGAGCACGGCGGGTGTGACCCGGCTGCACGACACCTGGTCGGCGGACGCGGGCCCCTACGGAGGCTGGATGCAGTGCTCCCGGTACGTCGAGGACATCACGGGGACGCCCAAGGCCATCTGCTTCTGGGCGGACAGAGGCAGCATGGGGTCGGTGACGTTCAAGGCCTCGGACATGCCGCACGGCGAGATCGCGCAACTTGCCCGATTGACACGGCAGTCCGTGCTGCGGCCCGTTCCGTCGGATTCCTGA
- a CDS encoding DeoR/GlpR family DNA-binding transcription regulator — protein MSKHERWNTLLELLAASGKLEVEEAAAALDVSAATIRRDLDELAEQQLLVRTRGGAVAHGVSYELPLRYKSTRHAPEKRRIAEAVADLVAPGEVVGLNGGTTTTEVARALALRFASGRAETPGAAVPAGPALTVVTNALNIAGELAVRPQIKIVTTGGVARPQTYELVGPLTVGVLKEVVLDVVVLGVDGVDPELGVMAHQEDEASISRLFAERASRVVVVTDSSKMGRRAFARICGLDRIDLLVTDTGIAPETVAQLGEAGVKVLAV, from the coding sequence ATGTCCAAGCACGAGCGGTGGAACACACTTCTGGAGCTCCTCGCGGCCTCGGGGAAGCTGGAGGTGGAGGAGGCGGCGGCCGCGCTCGACGTCTCCGCCGCCACGATCCGCCGGGACCTCGACGAGCTCGCCGAGCAGCAGCTCCTCGTACGGACGCGGGGCGGGGCGGTCGCGCACGGCGTCTCGTACGAGCTCCCGCTGCGCTACAAGTCGACGCGGCACGCGCCGGAGAAGCGGCGGATCGCGGAGGCGGTGGCGGATCTGGTCGCGCCCGGCGAGGTCGTCGGACTCAACGGGGGCACGACGACGACGGAGGTCGCGCGGGCGCTCGCGCTGCGGTTCGCGAGCGGCCGCGCCGAGACTCCGGGGGCCGCGGTGCCGGCCGGGCCCGCACTGACGGTGGTCACCAACGCGCTCAACATCGCGGGCGAGCTGGCGGTGCGCCCGCAGATCAAGATCGTCACCACGGGCGGCGTCGCCCGGCCCCAGACGTACGAACTGGTGGGCCCGCTGACGGTCGGGGTGCTCAAGGAGGTCGTGCTCGACGTGGTGGTGCTCGGCGTCGACGGGGTCGACCCCGAGCTCGGCGTGATGGCGCATCAGGAGGACGAGGCGAGCATCAGCCGGCTCTTCGCGGAGCGGGCGAGCCGGGTCGTCGTGGTGACCGACTCCTCGAAGATGGGCCGCAGGGCGTTCGCGCGGATCTGCGGTCTGGACCGGATCGACCTGCTCGTGACGGACACCGGCATCGCCCCGGAGACGGTCGCGCAGCTCGGCGAGGCCGGAGTGAAGGTCCTCGCCGTCTGA
- a CDS encoding alpha/beta fold hydrolase, giving the protein MRELFLAKERAYIRWIDLPGEGPVRVFVHGLGCTAASDFAHIAAHPALGGGRALLVDLLGHGLSDRPADFDYRMESQAAAVAAVLDHLGVAGVDLVGHSMGGAVTIHLAADRPDLVARLVVAEPNLYAGGGAFSSPVAAQDEDAFVAEGFARMLADTDRPDYAARLRLADPRAVHRSAVALVEGSVPAPGDLLAALAVPRTFLVGESSLPDADAEKAAAFGIPVTEVPGAGHNLMLDNPDGFATALARALADDPTAPVPGDRRA; this is encoded by the coding sequence ATGCGGGAGTTGTTCCTGGCGAAGGAGCGGGCGTACATCCGGTGGATCGACCTGCCGGGCGAGGGGCCCGTGCGGGTGTTCGTCCACGGGCTCGGATGCACGGCGGCCTCCGACTTCGCCCACATCGCGGCCCATCCCGCGCTCGGCGGCGGCCGGGCGCTCCTGGTGGACCTGCTCGGCCACGGACTGAGCGACCGGCCCGCGGACTTCGACTACCGCATGGAGTCCCAGGCGGCCGCGGTGGCCGCCGTCCTCGACCACCTCGGTGTCGCAGGAGTGGACCTCGTCGGGCACTCGATGGGCGGCGCCGTGACGATCCACCTGGCGGCGGACCGGCCGGACCTGGTCGCCCGGCTCGTGGTGGCGGAGCCGAACCTGTACGCGGGCGGAGGGGCGTTCAGCTCGCCGGTGGCCGCCCAGGACGAGGACGCGTTCGTGGCGGAGGGGTTCGCCCGGATGCTCGCCGACACCGACCGCCCGGACTACGCCGCCCGGCTGCGGCTCGCCGACCCGCGGGCCGTCCACCGCAGCGCGGTCGCCCTGGTGGAGGGCAGCGTGCCCGCGCCGGGTGACCTGCTGGCGGCTCTCGCGGTGCCCCGGACGTTCCTGGTGGGGGAGTCGAGCCTGCCGGACGCCGACGCGGAGAAGGCGGCCGCGTTCGGCATCCCGGTGACCGAGGTGCCCGGCGCGGGACACAACCTGATGCTGGACAACCCGGACGGCTTCGCCACGGCCCTCGCCCGCGCGCTCGCGGACGACCCGACGGCTCCGGTTCCCGGCGACCGGAGAGCCTGA
- the gap gene encoding type I glyceraldehyde-3-phosphate dehydrogenase, with protein MTRIAINGFGRIGRNVLRALLERDTDIEVVAVNDLTEPTALARLLAFDSTSGRLGRPVTVDGDTLVVDGRRIKVLAEREPADLPWAELGVDIVLESTGRFTSAKAARAHLDAGAKKVLVSAPADGADVTLAYGVNTDAYDAELHTIVSNASCTTNALAPLAKVLDDLAGIEHGFMTTVHAYTQEQNLQDGPHRDPRRARAAGVNIVPTSTGAAKAIGLVLPNLDGKLSGDSIRVPVPVGSIVELNTTVARDVTLEDVLAAYRTAAEGPLAGVLEYSEDPLVSADIVGNPHSSIFDSALTRVEGRHVKVVAWYDNEWGFSNRVIDTLQLLAAN; from the coding sequence ATGACTCGCATCGCCATCAACGGTTTCGGTCGCATCGGACGCAACGTGCTGCGCGCGCTCCTCGAGCGTGACACCGACATCGAGGTCGTCGCCGTCAACGACCTCACGGAGCCCACGGCCCTTGCGCGGCTCCTCGCCTTCGACTCGACGTCGGGCCGCCTGGGCCGCCCGGTCACCGTCGACGGGGACACCCTCGTCGTCGACGGCCGCCGCATCAAGGTGCTCGCCGAGCGCGAGCCGGCGGACCTGCCGTGGGCCGAGCTCGGGGTGGACATCGTCCTCGAGTCGACCGGCCGCTTCACCTCGGCCAAGGCCGCCCGTGCGCACCTCGACGCCGGTGCGAAGAAGGTCCTCGTCAGCGCGCCCGCCGACGGTGCCGACGTCACCCTCGCGTACGGCGTGAACACCGACGCGTACGACGCCGAGCTGCACACGATCGTCTCGAACGCCTCCTGCACGACCAACGCCCTCGCGCCCCTCGCGAAGGTCCTCGACGACCTCGCCGGCATCGAGCACGGCTTCATGACGACCGTTCACGCCTACACGCAGGAGCAGAACCTGCAGGACGGCCCGCACCGCGACCCGCGCCGCGCCCGCGCCGCCGGCGTCAACATCGTGCCGACCTCCACGGGCGCCGCCAAGGCCATCGGCCTCGTGCTGCCGAACCTGGACGGCAAGCTGTCCGGCGACTCGATCCGCGTGCCCGTCCCGGTGGGCTCGATCGTCGAGCTCAACACGACCGTCGCCCGCGACGTCACCCTCGAGGACGTCCTGGCCGCCTACCGCACCGCCGCCGAGGGCCCGCTGGCCGGTGTCCTCGAGTACTCGGAGGACCCGCTGGTCTCCGCCGACATCGTGGGCAACCCGCACTCGTCGATCTTCGACTCGGCCCTCACCCGCGTCGAGGGACGCCACGTCAAGGTCGTCGCCTGGTACGACAACGAGTGGGGCTTCTCGAACCGCGTGATCGACACCCTCCAGCTCCTCGCCGCGAACTGA
- a CDS encoding SIS domain-containing protein: MTTTRTAVEIASQPATWRQAARTLSQHVAALPRRGERVAVIGCGTSWFMALAYAELRESGGHGETDAFAASEFPYGRRYDRVVAITRSGTTSEVLAVLSRLRGTVPTGAITADPTTPVMDLADEVAVLDFADEESVVQTRFATTVLALFRAHLESEDALPEGLGTVEDAARDAEQALASPLDESVRTAEQFTFLGSGWTYGLALEAGLKMREAAGAWTEAYPAMEYRHGPISITGPGRVTWGFGALPAGLADEVRKVGGTLAESDLDPLADLVRAQRLAVAVAEAQGLNPDTPRNLTRSVVLTDVHA, encoded by the coding sequence ATGACCACCACCCGCACCGCCGTGGAGATCGCCTCCCAGCCGGCGACCTGGCGCCAGGCGGCCCGCACCCTGTCCCAGCACGTCGCGGCCCTGCCCCGACGTGGCGAGCGGGTCGCGGTGATCGGCTGCGGCACCTCCTGGTTCATGGCCCTCGCCTACGCGGAGCTGCGCGAGTCCGGCGGCCACGGCGAGACCGACGCCTTCGCGGCCTCCGAGTTCCCCTACGGCCGCCGCTACGACCGGGTCGTGGCCATCACCCGCTCCGGCACCACCAGCGAGGTCCTCGCCGTTCTGTCCCGGCTGCGCGGCACGGTCCCCACCGGCGCGATCACCGCGGACCCCACGACCCCGGTGATGGACCTCGCCGACGAGGTCGCCGTCCTCGACTTCGCCGACGAGGAGTCCGTCGTCCAGACCCGCTTCGCGACCACCGTGCTCGCCCTGTTCCGCGCCCACCTGGAGTCCGAGGACGCCCTCCCGGAGGGACTCGGCACCGTCGAGGACGCCGCGCGCGACGCCGAGCAGGCCCTCGCCTCCCCGCTCGACGAGAGCGTGCGCACGGCCGAGCAGTTCACCTTCCTCGGCTCCGGCTGGACCTACGGACTCGCCCTGGAGGCGGGCCTGAAGATGCGCGAGGCGGCCGGCGCCTGGACCGAGGCGTACCCGGCCATGGAGTACCGCCACGGCCCCATCAGCATCACCGGCCCCGGCCGCGTGACCTGGGGCTTCGGCGCCCTGCCCGCCGGACTCGCGGACGAGGTGCGCAAGGTCGGCGGCACCCTCGCCGAGAGCGACCTCGACCCGCTCGCCGACCTCGTGCGCGCCCAGCGGCTCGCCGTCGCGGTCGCCGAGGCCCAGGGGCTCAACCCGGACACCCCGCGGAACCTGACCCGCTCCGTCGTCCTCACCGACGTCCATGCCTGA
- a CDS encoding GNAT family N-acetyltransferase codes for MTEILTPRLLLRRWTDDDLVPMAEINADPEVMRWIGDGSVRDPEQTAEAIERYEEEWDEEGFGIFAVELLGSGELIGFAGLSVPEFLPEVLPDVEIGWRLGRQFWGQGYASEAAHAVLEFALQDRGLDRVVAITHTGNRASENVMRKLGMVPERETSHPVFGLPLRVYAIDLTEYQA; via the coding sequence ATGACCGAGATCCTCACCCCCCGACTCCTGCTCCGCCGCTGGACCGACGACGACCTCGTCCCCATGGCGGAGATCAACGCCGACCCCGAGGTCATGCGGTGGATCGGCGACGGCTCGGTCCGCGACCCGGAGCAGACCGCGGAGGCCATCGAGCGGTACGAGGAGGAGTGGGACGAGGAGGGCTTTGGGATCTTCGCCGTCGAGCTCCTCGGCTCCGGCGAACTGATCGGCTTCGCCGGTCTCTCCGTGCCGGAGTTCCTGCCGGAGGTGCTCCCCGACGTGGAGATCGGCTGGCGCCTCGGCCGGCAGTTCTGGGGCCAGGGGTACGCCTCCGAGGCCGCCCACGCGGTCCTGGAGTTCGCCCTCCAGGACCGCGGGCTCGACCGGGTCGTCGCCATCACCCACACCGGCAACCGGGCCTCCGAGAACGTCATGCGCAAGCTCGGCATGGTGCCGGAGCGGGAGACGAGCCACCCGGTCTTCGGGCTTCCCCTGCGCGTCTACGCCATCGACCTCACCGAGTACCAGGCGTGA
- a CDS encoding class II fructose-bisphosphate aldolase, whose protein sequence is MPLTPTDEIVRRARAAGAGVGAFNVLQLEHAQAIVAGAENADRPVILQISENTVRYHGALEPVALASLAVARAAKTPVAVHLDHAENPDLVREAVALGLGSVMFDASKLPYAENVAATREVVEYCHSHGVWVEAELGEVGGKGGAHTPGVRTDPEEARAFVAATGVDALAVAVGSAHQMVSRDAVLDLDLIARLRAAVDTPLVLHGSSGVADPHLTEAVTAGMTKVNVSTHLNKAFTEAVRAHLAEHPTTVDPRKYLSPARAAVAREVAHLLAVLAP, encoded by the coding sequence ATGCCGCTGACGCCCACCGACGAGATCGTCCGCCGCGCCCGCGCCGCGGGCGCCGGGGTGGGGGCGTTCAACGTCCTCCAGCTCGAACACGCCCAGGCCATCGTGGCCGGTGCCGAGAACGCCGACCGTCCGGTCATCCTCCAGATCAGCGAGAACACCGTCCGCTACCACGGGGCGCTCGAACCGGTCGCGCTCGCCTCCCTGGCCGTCGCCCGCGCCGCCAAGACCCCCGTCGCCGTCCACCTCGACCACGCCGAGAACCCCGACCTCGTCCGCGAGGCCGTCGCCCTCGGCCTGGGCTCGGTCATGTTCGACGCCTCGAAGCTCCCGTACGCGGAGAACGTCGCCGCGACCCGCGAGGTCGTGGAGTACTGCCACAGCCACGGCGTCTGGGTCGAGGCCGAACTCGGCGAGGTCGGCGGCAAGGGCGGCGCCCACACCCCGGGCGTGCGCACGGACCCCGAGGAGGCCCGCGCCTTCGTCGCCGCCACCGGCGTCGACGCCCTCGCGGTCGCGGTCGGCAGCGCCCACCAGATGGTGAGCCGGGACGCCGTCCTCGACCTCGACCTGATCGCCCGGCTGCGCGCGGCGGTCGACACCCCGCTCGTCCTGCACGGCTCCTCGGGCGTCGCGGACCCGCACCTCACCGAGGCGGTCACGGCGGGCATGACCAAGGTGAACGTCTCCACCCACCTGAACAAGGCCTTCACCGAGGCCGTCCGCGCCCATCTCGCCGAGCACCCCACGACGGTCGACCCCCGCAAGTACCTGAGCCCGGCCCGCGCGGCCGTGGCCCGCGAGGTCGCCCACCTCCTGGCGGTCCTGGCACCGTGA
- a CDS encoding GlxA family transcriptional regulator, with protein sequence MSVSRLHRVAVLVLEGAKPLDVGIPAQVFTTRASMPYEVRVCGAEPGVVAGGDGLSYQVAHGLEALAWADIVFVPGYRHPDREDPPRAVVDALIAAHARGARLAAISTGAFALAATGLLDGKRATTHWHYARALAAKRPLIHVDENVLFVDEGSMLTSAGAASGIDLCLHILRRDLGIAASNHAARRLVAAPYRSGGQAQYVPRSVPEPLGERFAATREWALHRLGEPLTLEILARNAAVSPRTFSRRFVEDTGYTPMQWVMRARIDMARELLERSERGVEQIAADVGLGTGANLRLHFQHILGTTPSEYRRTFTQGE encoded by the coding sequence GTGTCTGTTTCACGTCTCCACCGCGTCGCCGTCCTCGTCCTCGAAGGTGCGAAACCCCTCGACGTCGGAATCCCCGCGCAGGTGTTCACGACCCGGGCGAGCATGCCGTACGAGGTACGGGTCTGCGGCGCCGAACCCGGGGTCGTGGCCGGTGGCGACGGCCTGTCGTACCAGGTCGCCCACGGCCTGGAAGCACTCGCGTGGGCCGACATCGTCTTCGTCCCCGGCTACCGGCACCCCGACCGCGAGGACCCGCCCCGAGCCGTCGTCGACGCGCTGATCGCCGCCCACGCCCGCGGGGCGCGGCTCGCCGCCATCTCGACGGGCGCCTTCGCCCTCGCCGCGACCGGCCTCCTCGACGGCAAACGCGCCACGACGCACTGGCACTACGCGCGGGCGCTCGCGGCCAAGCGCCCGCTGATCCACGTCGACGAGAACGTCCTCTTCGTCGACGAGGGCAGCATGCTCACGTCCGCCGGCGCCGCCTCCGGCATCGACCTGTGCCTCCACATCCTGCGCAGGGACCTCGGCATCGCCGCCTCGAACCACGCGGCCCGGCGCCTCGTCGCCGCCCCGTACCGCAGCGGCGGCCAGGCACAGTACGTACCGCGCAGCGTGCCGGAGCCGCTCGGCGAGCGGTTCGCCGCCACCCGCGAATGGGCACTGCACCGGCTCGGCGAGCCCCTCACCCTGGAGATACTCGCCCGGAACGCGGCGGTGTCGCCGCGCACCTTCTCGCGTCGGTTCGTCGAGGACACCGGGTACACGCCGATGCAGTGGGTCATGCGCGCCCGCATCGACATGGCCCGTGAACTGCTCGAACGCTCCGAGCGGGGCGTCGAGCAGATCGCCGCCGACGTCGGCCTGGGCACCGGGGCGAATCTGCGCCTGCACTTCCAGCACATCCTGGGCACCACACCGAGCGAGTACCGGCGCACGTTCACACAGGGGGAGTGA
- a CDS encoding LLM class flavin-dependent oxidoreductase: MKIGVNILNFGPGADPGMLRSWAQTVEGLGYDLLMVSDHVAITPDVAERYPAPFYEPFTTLSWLAGVTSRVGLGTTVLIAPYRHPLLTARMAANLDALSGGRLVLGVGVGWARQEFAALGLPFERRGRLTDEHLQALREAWADTAAYGDRRIPVWIGGHSDAGLRRAVRFGDAWHPLRRTLPQLREGAARLKEYADEQRLPVPALAPRIALRLTAAPVGGPDRLAGEGTIDQIMDDLDRLRLMGAEAVVLDPYGGDPHETTHPQAAWQALATVAAHLSPHRTRTEPS; encoded by the coding sequence GTGAAGATCGGAGTCAACATCCTCAACTTCGGCCCCGGCGCCGACCCCGGAATGCTGCGCAGCTGGGCCCAGACCGTGGAGGGCCTCGGGTACGACCTGCTGATGGTCTCGGACCACGTCGCCATCACCCCCGACGTGGCCGAGCGCTACCCGGCACCCTTCTACGAGCCGTTCACCACCCTGTCGTGGCTGGCCGGTGTCACCAGCCGCGTCGGCCTCGGCACGACGGTCCTCATCGCCCCCTACCGGCACCCGCTGCTCACCGCCCGCATGGCGGCCAACCTCGACGCCCTGAGCGGCGGCCGGCTCGTCCTCGGCGTGGGGGTGGGCTGGGCACGGCAGGAGTTCGCCGCCCTCGGGCTCCCCTTCGAACGCCGGGGACGTCTCACCGACGAACACCTCCAGGCCCTGCGCGAGGCCTGGGCCGACACCGCCGCCTACGGAGACCGCCGGATCCCGGTCTGGATCGGCGGCCACAGCGACGCGGGACTGCGCCGCGCCGTACGGTTCGGGGACGCCTGGCACCCCCTGCGCCGCACACTGCCGCAGCTGCGCGAAGGCGCCGCGAGGCTGAAGGAGTACGCGGACGAGCAACGGCTCCCCGTACCCGCCCTGGCCCCTCGCATCGCCCTCAGGCTCACCGCGGCACCGGTCGGCGGACCGGACCGCCTCGCGGGGGAGGGGACGATCGACCAGATCATGGACGACCTCGACCGGCTGCGGCTGATGGGCGCCGAGGCCGTCGTCCTCGACCCGTACGGCGGCGACCCCCACGAGACCACGCACCCGCAGGCGGCCTGGCAGGCACTCGCCACCGTGGCCGCGCACCTCTCCCCGCACCGCACCCGAACGGAGCCGTCATGA